In a genomic window of Tissierella sp. Yu-01:
- a CDS encoding Stp1/IreP family PP2C-type Ser/Thr phosphatase → MIVGAISDIGLRREDNQDSMFASLEKEFPLFIVADGMGGHKAGDIASNMAVDGIIKNLKKNEGKLNSEESIKLLIKEAIEDINDKIYLRSFEVPEYSGMGTTITLAYVYKSKIFIGHVGDSRAYLINNNKIRQLTEDHTLVNELIKNGSITPEEAVSHPQRNMITRALGTSCFVDMDIYTIEHERDDVLLLCSDGLTNMIDEDTILKVINYNKDRDMNMICNSLVTLAKENGGRDNITVIGIKFDDEVLK, encoded by the coding sequence ATGATTGTTGGAGCAATAAGTGATATTGGATTAAGAAGAGAAGATAATCAAGATAGCATGTTCGCATCTTTAGAAAAGGAATTTCCTCTATTTATTGTTGCAGACGGCATGGGTGGTCATAAAGCTGGTGATATTGCCAGTAATATGGCTGTTGATGGAATTATAAAAAATCTGAAAAAGAATGAGGGAAAGTTAAATTCTGAAGAGAGCATAAAATTACTCATAAAGGAAGCTATAGAAGACATAAATGATAAAATTTATTTACGTTCATTTGAAGTTCCTGAATATTCTGGTATGGGAACTACTATTACCTTAGCATATGTATATAAATCAAAAATATTTATTGGTCATGTAGGTGATAGTAGAGCATATCTAATTAATAATAATAAAATAAGACAATTAACAGAAGACCATACTTTAGTAAACGAGTTGATTAAGAATGGAAGCATAACACCTGAAGAAGCTGTTAGTCATCCCCAGAGAAACATGATTACCAGGGCCTTGGGGACAAGCTGTTTTGTTGATATGGATATCTATACAATTGAACATGAGAGAGATGATGTTTTGTTATTATGCAGTGACGGTCTGACAAATATGATTGATGAGGATACTATCTTAAAAGTAATTAACTATAATAAAGATAGGGATATGAATATGATTTGCAACTCCCTCGTAACTTTAGCCAAAGAAAATGGCGGGAGAGATAATATTACAGTAATAGGAATTAAATTTGATGACGAGGTGTTAAAATGA
- the rlmN gene encoding 23S rRNA (adenine(2503)-C(2))-methyltransferase RlmN, which produces MNRIELNSMTLDELKNFMIKIDEKSYRGEQVFTYFNRNKNLDINSLNQLSKDLKKKILEISYINRLEIFRRFDSKIDNTKKYLFILQDKNIIESVFMEYKHGNTACISTQVGCRMGCKFCASTKEGLIRNLTPAEMVNQIYMMEKDTGKDISNVVLMGSGEPLDNYDNVLKFINIIHDEKGHNMSLRNITLSTSGIVPKIYELAKENLPITLSISLHSPFDDHRSNIMPIAKRYSIAELMKACKYYGESTKRRLTFEYTLIENINDGENELKELSRLLKDINAHVNLIPLNPIKEYPEERPNKEHVERFQYNLLKRNIPVTIRREMGSDISASCGQLRRSITDKE; this is translated from the coding sequence ATGAATAGAATTGAATTAAATAGTATGACTTTAGATGAATTAAAGAACTTTATGATAAAAATAGATGAAAAATCATATAGAGGGGAACAGGTCTTTACGTATTTTAATCGTAATAAAAATCTTGATATTAACTCTCTTAATCAATTATCTAAGGATTTAAAAAAGAAAATACTTGAAATATCATATATAAATAGATTAGAAATTTTTAGAAGATTTGACTCGAAAATAGATAATACTAAAAAGTATTTGTTTATATTACAGGACAAAAATATAATTGAAAGTGTATTTATGGAATATAAACATGGAAATACTGCTTGTATTTCGACACAAGTTGGATGTAGGATGGGCTGTAAATTTTGTGCATCTACTAAGGAAGGGCTAATTAGGAATCTAACACCTGCTGAAATGGTTAATCAAATATATATGATGGAAAAGGATACAGGAAAAGACATATCTAATGTTGTATTAATGGGCAGTGGAGAACCTTTAGATAATTATGATAATGTGTTGAAATTCATAAATATCATACATGATGAAAAAGGTCATAATATGAGTTTAAGAAATATTACATTATCAACTAGTGGAATAGTACCAAAGATATATGAATTAGCTAAGGAAAATTTGCCTATTACATTGTCTATTTCACTACATTCACCATTTGATGATCATAGGTCTAATATAATGCCAATTGCGAAGCGGTATAGCATTGCTGAATTAATGAAAGCTTGTAAATACTATGGAGAATCTACTAAAAGACGGTTAACTTTTGAATATACTCTTATAGAGAATATAAATGATGGAGAGAATGAACTTAAGGAACTTTCAAGGTTATTAAAAGATATTAATGCTCATGTAAACTTAATACCTCTAAATCCTATTAAGGAATATCCTGAGGAAAGGCCTAATAAGGAACATGTAGAAAGGTTCCAATATAATTTGTTAAAAAGAAACATTCCTGTTACAATTAGAAGAGAAATGGGAAGTGATATCAGCGCTTCCTGTGGTCAGTTAAGAAGAAGTATTACTGATAAAGAATAA